The Methanolacinia petrolearia DSM 11571 genome has a segment encoding these proteins:
- the gmd gene encoding GDP-mannose 4,6-dehydratase, which produces MEPKKALITGITGQDGSYLAELLLSRGYEVHGLIRRASTFNTSRIDHILGSDGYVEPHDSSIKLYLHYGDLSDAEQINNIIYNVKPDEVYHLGAQSHVRVSFDIPEYTGNVTALGTTRILEAIRRSGLDIRFYQASSSEMFGGAEPPQDEETCFVPRSPYACAKLYSYWMAKNYREGYDMFASNGILFNHESPRRGETFVTRKITRGIAAILAKKAKYLYLGNLDAKRDWGFSPEYVEAMWMMLQAEKSDDFVIGTGETHSINEFLDEAFSYVGLNIDDHVRIDQKYFRPTEVDALRADPTKAEKDLGWKAKVTFKDLVKIMLDADLRAAGVEVPGEGDEIIQKKFETKWWKGD; this is translated from the coding sequence ATGGAACCTAAAAAAGCATTAATCACGGGAATTACGGGTCAGGACGGATCGTACCTTGCCGAACTCCTTCTTTCCAGGGGTTACGAGGTTCACGGTCTTATCAGGAGAGCGTCGACCTTCAATACTTCAAGAATCGATCATATTTTAGGATCTGACGGGTATGTCGAGCCTCATGATTCGAGTATAAAATTATATCTTCATTATGGCGATCTCTCGGATGCCGAGCAGATAAACAATATAATATACAATGTGAAACCCGACGAGGTATATCATCTCGGTGCCCAGAGTCATGTCAGGGTCAGTTTCGATATTCCCGAGTATACGGGGAACGTGACTGCTCTTGGCACTACCCGGATTCTGGAGGCTATCCGCAGGAGCGGTCTTGATATCAGGTTCTACCAGGCATCGTCGAGCGAGATGTTCGGAGGAGCTGAACCTCCGCAGGATGAAGAGACGTGTTTTGTCCCGAGGAGTCCATATGCATGTGCAAAATTGTACTCATACTGGATGGCCAAAAACTACCGCGAGGGGTATGACATGTTCGCATCGAACGGAATTCTGTTCAACCATGAGTCCCCCCGCCGCGGGGAGACGTTTGTCACCCGCAAAATCACGCGTGGGATAGCGGCAATTCTTGCGAAGAAGGCAAAATATCTTTATCTTGGGAATTTGGATGCAAAACGCGACTGGGGATTTTCGCCCGAGTATGTCGAGGCGATGTGGATGATGCTCCAGGCGGAAAAATCCGATGATTTCGTCATCGGAACGGGTGAGACGCACTCGATCAATGAGTTCCTTGACGAAGCGTTCTCTTACGTGGGCCTGAATATTGACGATCATGTAAGGATCGACCAGAAATATTTCCGCCCGACCGAGGTCGATGCATTAAGGGCCGACCCGACCAAGGCCGAAAAGGATCTCGGGTGGAAGGCTAAAGTCACTTTCAAAGATCTAGTTAAGATCATGCTGGACGCGGATCTTCGCGCCGCCGGAGTCGAAGTCCCCGGA
- a CDS encoding GDP-mannose 4,6-dehydratase: protein MKKILITGISGFVGGHFVDYINKNHSDFEIYGISRGKPAWDFVDNPGFHKFYKADLKDLLKIETIIKEIEPDYILHLAAQSSVAESWNTPVESFMNNMNAFLNIIETVRHNELNTRILSVGSSEQYGIIPEEDLPVSEDVQQRPGNPYAVARVSQENLAGVYAKGYGLDICCTRSFNHCGPGQKDNFVVSSLVKQFVMIAKGLQEPVLHIGNGAVIRDFLDVHDVVEAYFSLLSKGKSGEAYNICSGVGRSIVDIIEMLSGIYGIDVEIRQEASRLRPADNPRIIGSNKKICRDTGWKPKISFEETLRSVYDYWDSHIIDDV, encoded by the coding sequence ATGAAAAAGATATTGATTACGGGAATCAGCGGATTTGTCGGTGGACATTTCGTTGATTACATAAATAAAAATCATTCAGATTTTGAGATTTATGGAATAAGCCGTGGAAAACCTGCGTGGGATTTCGTGGATAATCCAGGCTTTCATAAATTTTATAAAGCTGATTTAAAGGATCTCCTGAAGATAGAGACTATCATTAAAGAGATAGAGCCGGATTACATCCTGCATCTTGCAGCCCAGAGTTCAGTTGCGGAGAGCTGGAATACCCCTGTCGAGTCCTTTATGAACAATATGAATGCTTTTTTGAATATAATCGAGACTGTAAGGCATAACGAACTGAATACACGGATTCTTTCTGTAGGTTCTTCGGAGCAGTATGGTATAATACCTGAGGAAGATCTGCCTGTTTCAGAAGATGTGCAGCAGCGCCCCGGGAATCCGTATGCGGTGGCGAGAGTTTCGCAGGAGAACCTCGCCGGTGTATATGCCAAAGGGTATGGTCTTGATATCTGCTGTACACGCTCATTTAATCATTGCGGGCCGGGGCAGAAGGATAATTTCGTGGTGAGTTCCTTAGTGAAGCAGTTCGTTATGATTGCAAAAGGCCTTCAGGAGCCTGTTCTTCATATCGGAAACGGGGCGGTAATCCGTGATTTCCTGGATGTCCATGATGTAGTTGAGGCGTATTTTTCTTTATTGTCGAAGGGAAAAAGCGGAGAGGCCTATAACATCTGCAGCGGAGTCGGCAGGTCGATAGTTGATATTATAGAGATGTTATCCGGAATTTACGGAATTGATGTCGAAATCCGGCAGGAGGCTTCCCGTCTCCGCCCGGCGGATAATCCGAGAATCATCGGGAGTAATAAAAAAATTTGCAGGGATACCGGGTGGAAACCAAAGATTTCTTTTGAAGAGACTCTTCGTTCGGTTTATGATTACTGGGACAGCCATATTATTGATGACGTTTAA
- a CDS encoding class I SAM-dependent methyltransferase: MKKYMLSLFLKVDENNRRLILEMLDPYPKTKILDCGCSNCLFTRELAARLKTNDAYGVDFDTRSAINSEESGVEICTGNLNAGLPFRNESFDVIHANQVLEHLNGTDVFLKEVYRMLKPGGYAILSTPNLGSSHNLVSLFIGYQPFSSHISNEVILGNPLDPKQNMEHSSPGEIHLRIFTYRGLIDLLKHHGFCVEKIRGMGYYPFPGLIAGFLARIDPRHAVYLTVKVRKAEVKK; the protein is encoded by the coding sequence ATGAAGAAATATATGCTTTCTCTGTTTTTGAAGGTGGACGAAAATAACAGGCGGTTAATTCTTGAGATGTTGGACCCTTATCCAAAAACGAAGATTCTCGATTGCGGATGCTCCAATTGTCTATTCACCCGGGAACTTGCAGCGCGTTTGAAGACAAACGACGCATACGGGGTTGATTTTGATACAAGATCTGCCATTAATTCGGAAGAATCAGGAGTTGAGATCTGTACAGGCAATCTTAATGCCGGTTTGCCTTTCAGGAATGAATCTTTTGATGTTATCCATGCAAATCAGGTTCTTGAACATCTTAACGGGACTGATGTCTTCCTGAAAGAGGTTTACAGGATGCTGAAACCAGGAGGATATGCTATCTTATCTACTCCAAATCTTGGTAGTAGCCATAATCTTGTCTCTCTGTTTATCGGTTATCAGCCGTTTTCTTCACATATCAGCAACGAAGTAATTCTTGGAAATCCATTAGATCCAAAGCAAAATATGGAACATAGCAGTCCCGGGGAGATCCATCTCAGAATTTTCACTTATAGGGGTCTGATTGATCTTCTTAAGCACCATGGATTTTGTGTTGAGAAAATTCGAGGTATGGGTTATTATCCTTTCCCAGGTTTAATTGCAGGATTTCTTGCAAGAATCGATCCCCGGCATGCCGTTTATCTCACGGTGAAGGTGAGGAAGGCAGAGGTGAAAAAATAA
- a CDS encoding glycosyltransferase family 4 protein produces the protein MKIAFVYDVIYPYVKGGAEKRIYELSLRLAERGHEVHIFGMKYWDGPAVFEKDGIIYHGLCRPMDLYVKGRRSIVQAIYYSFFLFLPLLKERPDVIDCQAFPYFPLLPSWLVSKVSKCSLVVTWHEVWGNYWYDYLGFFGIFGKFIERFAIYFTKNPVAVSGSTARNLECNGMRGYIPIFPNGIDFKEINRINPAREYSDIIFVGRLIPEKNVDLLLQALVRICEKMPEIKAVIVGDGPEMQRLEDMVGDLGLTGNVTFMGFLHDYDDVIAVMKASKVFVLPSSREGFGIVAIEAMACGLRVVTVKSPRNAACDLIREGSNGYIADLSPESLVSCILLALSEKEEIKELLIDSVNDYEWDAISKKLILTYNEAGD, from the coding sequence ATGAAGATCGCGTTCGTATACGATGTTATCTATCCTTACGTAAAAGGCGGAGCTGAGAAGAGGATCTACGAGCTGTCCCTCAGACTGGCGGAGAGAGGGCACGAAGTTCATATCTTCGGTATGAAATACTGGGATGGTCCGGCTGTTTTTGAAAAAGACGGGATCATATATCACGGTTTGTGCCGTCCGATGGACCTCTATGTCAAAGGACGAAGATCGATCGTACAGGCGATCTATTATTCTTTTTTTCTCTTCCTTCCGTTGTTAAAAGAGAGACCTGACGTTATCGACTGCCAGGCGTTTCCGTATTTTCCTTTGCTACCTTCATGGCTTGTTTCGAAAGTTTCAAAGTGCTCTCTGGTTGTAACGTGGCATGAGGTATGGGGGAATTACTGGTATGATTATCTTGGATTTTTCGGGATCTTCGGGAAGTTTATTGAACGCTTTGCGATATATTTCACAAAAAATCCTGTTGCAGTTTCGGGTTCAACAGCCCGAAATCTTGAATGTAACGGAATGAGGGGATATATTCCAATTTTCCCTAACGGAATTGATTTTAAGGAGATAAACAGGATAAATCCAGCAAGAGAGTATTCGGATATAATATTTGTCGGACGCCTGATTCCGGAGAAAAATGTCGATCTTCTTCTTCAGGCCCTTGTCCGGATATGTGAGAAAATGCCTGAAATTAAGGCAGTCATTGTGGGTGACGGGCCTGAGATGCAGAGACTTGAAGATATGGTCGGTGATTTGGGACTGACAGGGAATGTTACCTTCATGGGTTTCCTTCACGATTATGATGATGTAATTGCAGTGATGAAAGCTTCAAAAGTATTTGTCCTTCCCTCTTCCCGTGAAGGATTCGGGATAGTTGCTATCGAGGCGATGGCCTGTGGGCTTCGGGTTGTGACTGTCAAATCTCCACGAAACGCTGCATGTGATCTAATACGGGAAGGATCGAACGGTTATATTGCAGATCTCTCGCCTGAAAGTCTCGTATCTTGTATCCTACTGGCGCTTTCGGAAAAGGAAGAAATAAAGGAGTTATTAATCGATAGTGTGAATGATTATGAATGGGATGCAATATCAAAAAAACTCATTTTGACATATAATGAGGCCGGGGATTGA
- a CDS encoding type II toxin-antitoxin system RelE family toxin codes for MFNILIEKRAEKFLKKLPIKSRRIIVEKILELKNNPFPGENKEKIFCPKPPEVYRLHISRSYTVFYIINIDDHLVKIEKIITIEGAHKDYSRR; via the coding sequence GTGTTTAATATACTTATAGAAAAAAGAGCTGAAAAATTTCTTAAAAAACTTCCAATTAAATCCCGGCGAATAATTGTTGAAAAAATCCTGGAATTAAAAAATAATCCTTTCCCGGGGGAAAACAAGGAAAAAATATTCTGTCCTAAACCGCCGGAAGTTTATCGCCTTCATATCAGCAGATCCTACACAGTATTTTATATAATAAATATTGACGATCACCTCGTTAAAATTGAAAAAATAATAACAATCGAAGGTGCACACAAAGATTATTCCCGCAGATAA
- a CDS encoding CxxC-x17-CxxC domain-containing protein, which produces MNDRNYGGRRDFGPREPREMHKAVCSDCGKECEVPFKPTEGRPVYCRDCLPKYRKPRF; this is translated from the coding sequence ATGAATGACAGAAATTATGGGGGCCGGAGAGACTTCGGACCCAGAGAACCAAGAGAGATGCACAAAGCGGTCTGCAGCGACTGCGGCAAAGAATGTGAAGTACCTTTTAAACCGACCGAAGGAAGACCGGTGTATTGCAGGGATTGCCTCCCCAAATACAGAAAACCGAGATTCTAA